The genomic window TTAAAGTTTTATGTCGGCAAGAACGATTTTTGGAGCCGAGAACTCTTCCGCCCTCTACCGATTGGGTCGGTCAATCTTCTAATTCCAGCGCTGAAAGATGCGGCCTACCATATGGAGCAGGACCTATTCAAAGCTGAAGTCCGCGGACAATTCACAAAAGGCAACCTCACCGTCAACGTTCGCTCCTATACACCGGCCGGCGATAACTTCCTTCTGACTGAATTGAGTTGCAGCGGTGATAAGCCGATTAAGGTAACGGTTGCGCTCATCACCAATGAAGCGAAGTTCCCCACCGAATTCCTATCAGACCACGAGCCCGTCATATGCCCCGTTGAAGCGGGCATTACTGATGGCTACATCTGGACCAAGCGTTACGGCGAGCCTGACAAAACGAAAGGCTACTCCGCTGTTATCGCCACCCGATGCATTGGCGCCGACCCCAAGATTGAAACTGACGGCAAGTCACAGTCAACCGCCACATTTGAACTTCAACCAGGCAAGACTGTAGTCATCGCTTCAGCGGTTGTATGTAATCCTGATACCAAAGATGGCGATACTCTGGCTTGCGCTGTCGATAAGGTCAAAGAATTGAATTCCGACAAGCTCAAAGCGCTGGGCGATGAGCATTTGATGTGGTGGAAGAAGTATTGGTCAGCGTCCTTTATAGAAATTGACGAGAAGCGGGTCGAGAGTTACTGGTATGGGGCGCAGTATATGCTGGCGTGCTGTCATCGGCCCGGCAAAGTTGCTCCGGGTCTGTGGGGCAACTGGTTCCCCGTTGATGATATGGAGTGGCACGGCAGCTACACCATGGATTACAACTTCCAGGCGCCCTATTACGGTATCTATTCAAGCAACCATCCCGAAATCGCGGAGCCTTATTATGAGGAGTGCATGAAGATCATGCCTTTGGGGCGCGAGACCGCCAAAGTGATGGGTTATAAAGGGCTTCTCTTCCCCTATGTTATCGGCCCTTATACACATGAGACCTATAAAGCTATCCGCGAAGAGCATGTGGATCAAATGAAATGGATCGGTACCTATCTGGCCGTCAATTTCATACGACACTACCAATACACTTTGGACATGAATTTCCTCAAACAGAAGGCTTATCCGTTTTTAATCGGTTTAGCGGACTTCTGGGATGAATTCCTACAGCAGGATGAATCCGGTCGTTACAATATTCGCGGAAGCAGCTGCCACGAAGGTGGAG from bacterium includes these protein-coding regions:
- a CDS encoding glycoside hydrolase family 95-like protein, whose protein sequence is LKFYVGKNDFWSRELFRPLPIGSVNLLIPALKDAAYHMEQDLFKAEVRGQFTKGNLTVNVRSYTPAGDNFLLTELSCSGDKPIKVTVALITNEAKFPTEFLSDHEPVICPVEAGITDGYIWTKRYGEPDKTKGYSAVIATRCIGADPKIETDGKSQSTATFELQPGKTVVIASAVVCNPDTKDGDTLACAVDKVKELNSDKLKALGDEHLMWWKKYWSASFIEIDEKRVESYWYGAQYMLACCHRPGKVAPGLWGNWFPVDDMEWHGSYTMDYNFQAPYYGIYSSNHPEIAEPYYEECMKIMPLGRETAKVMGYKGLLFPYVIGPYTHETYKAIREEHVDQMKWIGTYLAVNFIRHYQYTLDMNFLKQKAYPFLIGLADFWDEFLQQDESGRYNIRGSSCHEGGGENVNSFCDIAFLIPLYKALLEFSQDLGIDAERHAKWQDILKNLSPIATKLINGKKVFCMSDDEPNTMGTSEGCVNGEGFPLLYPVWPGGYISTDSDPDLYQTALNTLEEVQSWRGYNGFPLIYNQAVRLGYSATLYIMSHLLEQDMTANLYVHQGGGGIEIAGATMAINEMLLQSHQGYLHFFPVWPKNFDARFGNLRTHNAFLVSSELSWGKVKSVEITSEKGKDCTLLSPWYGKELEVIDLATNKQVPVSRKGEKHTFKTVPDNRYKVQCKTD